The DNA region CCCACGGTGGATCGGGCAGGCCACTCGCTGCGTGGTCGGCCGGCGTGCTGCCACGTCCGATGGATCCGCCGCGTGATCTCGGTGATGGACGGGCTACCGGCTGCGAGTTTCAGCGACCGCAAGGCCGCGGTGAACTCATCGAGCGTGCGCGGTTTCCCTGGTGTCATCGTATTCGACATAGGCGCCTCCCCCTGTTGTCAGCACCGCGCAGGCGTCAGTCGCGGTGCTCATCCCCCCTTTGAACGACCTCGGCGTGGGACGGCACCGGCCCGGCCGGTCGACGGCTGTCTCTTCACCGAGAATCAACCTGGAACGACTGTTCCAGGTTACTGTGCCGGGCTCACCTGCTGTCAAGGGATTTCCCATCCCGGATTTTCGGCCGTCCAGGATCGTCCACGACCGGCCACCGCGAGGTGTCGTTCCGGCAAAGCTGGCTCCGACAACCACACCGGTGGAACAGGAGCGGAAACTGCTGTGGCCGAACTCAGCGTGACACTCGAACCGTTGGTCGACACCGTCATCTCCGGGCACGCCCGGACCCACGACATAACTGTCGACCGACCGGCGGAAAAAGGCGGAACTGACAAGGGACCCATGGGCGGAGAGCTGCTGTTGCTCGCGCTCGGCGGCTGCTTTTTGAGCACCCTCATCGGCATCGTGAAGGCCGAGGAAAGCTCGCTTGACCTGACGCAGGTGAACGTGCGTGTCATCGGATCGCTGGAGACGGCACCGAGCCGGTTCGCACGGATCCTCGTCGCAGTGTCCGCGCCGCAACGGTTTCAGGACCAATTGGCGAAGCCTCTGCTGAAAGCGGAGCGCGCGTGCATCGTTCACAACTCGATCAAGAACGCCGTCGACGTCGTATTCGAACAGCACTGGACGCCGTCGGTCTGAACCGACTCAATGTGGAAGGAAGAACAGATGGGGGAAATGCATCACGGCCCGGTCCGGAGAGTCACCGTCATCGGTGCCGGCTTCTCCGGAACGCTCACCGCGACCCGCTTGCTGCAATTCGCCGACACCCCGCTGGAGATCTGCGTCATCGAACGCAATCCCGGCGCCCGTTATGGCGGCATCGCCTTCGGTGAAGCGTCGACGACCTGGGACCACATGCTCAACATCCAAGCAGGGCGGATCACGCTCTATCGCGAGCGCGCCGAGGACTTCCTGGAGTGGGCCAACCACGAAGCAGATCGCTCGCGGTGGCCGCTGCGGTGGAAATACCACGCCTTCGGGCTCACGTGCGTCGTC from Amycolatopsis sp. EV170708-02-1 includes:
- a CDS encoding OsmC family protein, which codes for MAELSVTLEPLVDTVISGHARTHDITVDRPAEKGGTDKGPMGGELLLLALGGCFLSTLIGIVKAEESSLDLTQVNVRVIGSLETAPSRFARILVAVSAPQRFQDQLAKPLLKAERACIVHNSIKNAVDVVFEQHWTPSV